One part of the Coffea eugenioides isolate CCC68of chromosome 10, Ceug_1.0, whole genome shotgun sequence genome encodes these proteins:
- the LOC113748800 gene encoding MDIS1-interacting receptor like kinase 2-like isoform X2 translates to MPRSLKNCSSLENLAAGGNQLSGKFSEDFGVYPNADYIDLSDNEFYGELSWNWSAFQKLTSLVLSNNNLSGEIPTELGEASHLQRLHLFSNRLHGKIPLGLGKLSLLLDLKLDSNKLSGSIPPEIGRMSKLLNISLSANNLVGAIPEQIGDCTQLLELKFSHNALNGSIPSRIGNLHSLATLDLSQNMLDSELPKELGELKAIEKINLSHNRISGSIPSSFDHCLSLISIDISYNQLEGPIPNTTAFQKASFDALRNNKGLCGSVVGLKPCPQSTEKKTSRRRSKRIIFLTVLPILGTTVLLIVVLGIFIRARSHTPHVESKPRELTGNLFTFWSFDGKMVYENIIDATENFDPKYCIGAGGFGRVFRAELPNGQIVAVKKLHATDGDALRSPKDFTSEIRALTNIRHRNIVKLYGFCSHTQHAFLVYEFLEGGSLMQLLNTDETAAKFEWIKRTNMVNDIANALSYMHHDCAPSIVHRDISSKNILLDSEYQAHISDFGAARLLKPDSSNWTSFAGTYGYAAPELAFTMEVNEKCDVYSFGVLVLEVIMGKHPGDLIMSVLSASSSTHAILLKEILDSRPQSLTKQMAANVVSLAKLALLCVDPNPQLRPTMKQVSVHLLKEKPSLESLFPVITIGELMALDSSDF, encoded by the exons ATGCCGAGAAGTTTGAAAAACTGTTCCAGTTTAGAAAATTTGGCTGCCGGAGGAAATCAACTATCAGGAAAGTTTTCTGAAGATTTTGGCGTTTATCCAAATGCGGATTACATTGACTTGAGCGATAATGAATTTTATGGTGAGTTGTCTTGGAATTGGAGTGCCTTTCAGAAGTTGACGAGTTTGGTACTCTCCAACAATAATCTTTCTGGCGAAATACCAACTGAGCTCGGAGAGGCATCTCATCTGCAAAGACTTCATCTCTTCTCAAATCGCTTACATGGGAAGATCCCACTAGGTTTGGGGAAGTTGTCTTTGTTGCTTGACCTTAAGCTGGACAGCAACAAGCTTTCGGGCAGTATACCACCAGAAATTGGTCGAATGTCTAAACTTTTGAATATAAGCTTGTCAGCCAATAATCTTGTTGGTGCAATCCCTGAACAAATAGGCGATTGCACCCAACTATTGGAATTAAAGTTCAGCCACAATGCGCTAAACGGAAGTATCCCTTCTCGAATAGGAAATCTTCACTCACTCGCAACTCTTGACCTCAGCCAAAACATGTTGGATTCCGAATTGCCAAAAGAGCTGGGAGAGTTGAAAGccattgaaaagattaatctttcccACAATAGGATATCAGGTTCCATCCCCAGCAGCTTTGATCATTGCTTGAGTTTGATTTCTATTGACATATCTTATAATCAATTAGAAGGTCCTATCCCCAACACTACTGCATTTCAAAAAGCTTCTTTTGATGCCTTGAGAAACAATAAAGGTTTATGTGGCAGTGTTGTCGGATTGAAGCCTTGCCCTCAATCAACTGAAAAGAAAACCAGTAGGAGGAGGAgtaaaagaattatttttctaacTGTCCTTCCAATACTTGGAACAACGGTCCTTTTGATTGTGGTTTTGGGCATTTTCATTCGTGCAAGGTCACATACGCCACATGTGGAGAGCAAGCCTCGGGAATTAACCGGAAATTTGTTCACTTTCTGGAGCTTTGATGGGAAAATGGTCTATGAGAACATCATTGATGCAACAGAAAATTTCGACCCCAAGTATTGCATTGGAGCGGGTGGATTTGGAAGAGTTTTTAGAGCGGAGTTGCCAAATGGTCAAATTGTTGCCGTCAAGAAACTTCATGCAACAGATGGTGATGCTTTGAGAAGTCCAAAAGATTTCACCAGCGAGATCCGTGCACTAACAAATATAAGGCATCGCAACATTGTGAAGCTCTACGGATTCTGTTCACATACACAACACGCCTTCTTGGTGTATGAATTCTTGGAAGGGGGAAGCTTGATGCAGTTATTGAATACTGATGAAACAGCAGCCAAGTTTGAATGGATCAAGAGAACCAACATGGTTAATGATATTGCAAATGCATTGTCTTATATGCATCATGATTGTGCACCTTCTATAGTTCATCGAGACATATCGAGCAAAAACATTTTGTTGGATTCCGAGTATCAAGCTCACATTTCTGATTTTGGCGCTGCTAGACTACTGAAGCCTGATTCATCTAATTGGACTTCATTTGCAGGAACTTATGGATACGCTGCTCCAG AACTTGCTTTTACCATGGAAGTGAACGAAAAGTGTGATGTTTATAGCTTTGGAGTCCTAGTTTTGGAAGTGATTATGGGGAAGCATCCTGGTGATCTCATAATGTCAGTGTTGTCAGCATCATCATCAACCCATGCTATTCTACTGAAAGAAATTTTGGATTCTCGACCCCAATCTTTGACTAAGCAAATGGCAGCAAATGTGGTGTCGTTGGCAAAACTAGCTTTGCTATGTGTGGATCCCAATCCTCAGTTGAGGCCTACCATGAAACAAGTTTCTGTCCATCTGCTGAAAGAAAAGCCATCTCTAGAAAGCTTGTTTCCTGTCATCACAATTGGAGAACTTATGGCACTTGATTCGTCTGATTTCTGA
- the LOC113748800 gene encoding MDIS1-interacting receptor like kinase 2-like isoform X1 produces MKYPTDILVLNNSVCLPYLLMLECLALLQLLFAPPLTAAPKLQHAALSTANEGKALLTWKSSLDNHSQSQLSSWSSSANPCSNWVGIRCNKAGRISGINITSSGIRGTLGHLNFSSLPHLTTIDLSQNAIYGTIPSNIGNLSRLVLLNLESNNFSGVIPIQISHLTNLRYLSLSNNSLHGSIPKEVTFLKSLVELSLMLNDLTGSIPTSIGNLTNLTFLYLRDNKLSGHIPSGIGNLTKLAELSLETNQLSGTFPEEIGKLRSLTLLSLADNKLTGSIPKSIGNLGDLSLLYLHQNFLSGPIPKELGNLKLLTDIRIFTNKLGGALPEDAFSNLTYLQFLALSDNYFTGHLPQNICSGGSLVRLSIFDNNFVGTMPRSLKNCSSLENLAAGGNQLSGKFSEDFGVYPNADYIDLSDNEFYGELSWNWSAFQKLTSLVLSNNNLSGEIPTELGEASHLQRLHLFSNRLHGKIPLGLGKLSLLLDLKLDSNKLSGSIPPEIGRMSKLLNISLSANNLVGAIPEQIGDCTQLLELKFSHNALNGSIPSRIGNLHSLATLDLSQNMLDSELPKELGELKAIEKINLSHNRISGSIPSSFDHCLSLISIDISYNQLEGPIPNTTAFQKASFDALRNNKGLCGSVVGLKPCPQSTEKKTSRRRSKRIIFLTVLPILGTTVLLIVVLGIFIRARSHTPHVESKPRELTGNLFTFWSFDGKMVYENIIDATENFDPKYCIGAGGFGRVFRAELPNGQIVAVKKLHATDGDALRSPKDFTSEIRALTNIRHRNIVKLYGFCSHTQHAFLVYEFLEGGSLMQLLNTDETAAKFEWIKRTNMVNDIANALSYMHHDCAPSIVHRDISSKNILLDSEYQAHISDFGAARLLKPDSSNWTSFAGTYGYAAPELAFTMEVNEKCDVYSFGVLVLEVIMGKHPGDLIMSVLSASSSTHAILLKEILDSRPQSLTKQMAANVVSLAKLALLCVDPNPQLRPTMKQVSVHLLKEKPSLESLFPVITIGELMALDSSDF; encoded by the exons ATGAAATACCCCACAGACATATTAGTCCTGAACAATTCCGTCTGCCTACCTTATCTTCTAATGCTTGAATGCTTGGCTCTCCTGCAGTTGCTTTTTGCTCCTCCATTAACAGCTGCTCCTAAATTGCAGCATGCAGCATTAAGTACTGCAAATGAAGGGAAAGCTCTTTTAACATGGAAATCCAGTCTTGACAATCATAGCCAATCCCAGTTGTCATCGTGGTCGTCTTCTGCAAATCCTTGCAGCAATTGGGTTGGAATCCGATGTAACAAAGCTGGAAGGATATCAGGCATTAACATCACAAGTTCTGGGATCAGAGGTACACTTGGTCATCTCAATTTCTCATCTCTGCCTCATCTGACTACCATTGATCTTTCTCAAAACGCAATCTATGGGACCATTCCATCCAACATTGGTAACCTTTCTAGACTTGTCCTTCttaacttggaatcaaataattTCTCTGGTGTCATTCCAATTCAAATCAGCCATCTAACCAATCTGAGGTACTTGTCCCTTTCCAATAACTCATTGCATGGCTCTATCCCAAAGGAAGTTACGTTTCTCAAGTCTCTTGTTGAACTGTCTTTGATGCTGAATGACCTTACTGGATCAATCCCTACTTCTATTGGTAATCTAACCAATTTAACCTTTCTATACTTACGAGACAACAAACTTTCAGGACATATTCCTTCAGGAATTGGAAACTTGACAAAACTTGCCGAATTATCTCTTGAAACGAACCAGCTATCAGGTACCTTTCCAGAAGAGATTGGGAAACTCCGTTCTCTTACACTCCTCTCTCTGGCTGATAACAAGCTTACGGGTTCCATTCCAAAGTCTATTGGAAACTTAGGTGACTTGAGTTTGTTGTATCTccaccaaaattttctttctggACCTATTCCCAAGGAGTTAGGAAATTTGAAGTTATTAACCGATATTCGTATTTTCACAAACAAACTGGGTGGTGCCCTGCCAGAAGATGCATTTAGTAATCTTACATATTTACAATTCCTAGCACTATCTGACAACTATTTTACTGGCCATTTGCCCCAAAACATTTGCAGTGGCGGCTCACTTGTGAGGTTGTCAATATTTGACAATAATTTTGTGGGCACCATGCCGAGAAGTTTGAAAAACTGTTCCAGTTTAGAAAATTTGGCTGCCGGAGGAAATCAACTATCAGGAAAGTTTTCTGAAGATTTTGGCGTTTATCCAAATGCGGATTACATTGACTTGAGCGATAATGAATTTTATGGTGAGTTGTCTTGGAATTGGAGTGCCTTTCAGAAGTTGACGAGTTTGGTACTCTCCAACAATAATCTTTCTGGCGAAATACCAACTGAGCTCGGAGAGGCATCTCATCTGCAAAGACTTCATCTCTTCTCAAATCGCTTACATGGGAAGATCCCACTAGGTTTGGGGAAGTTGTCTTTGTTGCTTGACCTTAAGCTGGACAGCAACAAGCTTTCGGGCAGTATACCACCAGAAATTGGTCGAATGTCTAAACTTTTGAATATAAGCTTGTCAGCCAATAATCTTGTTGGTGCAATCCCTGAACAAATAGGCGATTGCACCCAACTATTGGAATTAAAGTTCAGCCACAATGCGCTAAACGGAAGTATCCCTTCTCGAATAGGAAATCTTCACTCACTCGCAACTCTTGACCTCAGCCAAAACATGTTGGATTCCGAATTGCCAAAAGAGCTGGGAGAGTTGAAAGccattgaaaagattaatctttcccACAATAGGATATCAGGTTCCATCCCCAGCAGCTTTGATCATTGCTTGAGTTTGATTTCTATTGACATATCTTATAATCAATTAGAAGGTCCTATCCCCAACACTACTGCATTTCAAAAAGCTTCTTTTGATGCCTTGAGAAACAATAAAGGTTTATGTGGCAGTGTTGTCGGATTGAAGCCTTGCCCTCAATCAACTGAAAAGAAAACCAGTAGGAGGAGGAgtaaaagaattatttttctaacTGTCCTTCCAATACTTGGAACAACGGTCCTTTTGATTGTGGTTTTGGGCATTTTCATTCGTGCAAGGTCACATACGCCACATGTGGAGAGCAAGCCTCGGGAATTAACCGGAAATTTGTTCACTTTCTGGAGCTTTGATGGGAAAATGGTCTATGAGAACATCATTGATGCAACAGAAAATTTCGACCCCAAGTATTGCATTGGAGCGGGTGGATTTGGAAGAGTTTTTAGAGCGGAGTTGCCAAATGGTCAAATTGTTGCCGTCAAGAAACTTCATGCAACAGATGGTGATGCTTTGAGAAGTCCAAAAGATTTCACCAGCGAGATCCGTGCACTAACAAATATAAGGCATCGCAACATTGTGAAGCTCTACGGATTCTGTTCACATACACAACACGCCTTCTTGGTGTATGAATTCTTGGAAGGGGGAAGCTTGATGCAGTTATTGAATACTGATGAAACAGCAGCCAAGTTTGAATGGATCAAGAGAACCAACATGGTTAATGATATTGCAAATGCATTGTCTTATATGCATCATGATTGTGCACCTTCTATAGTTCATCGAGACATATCGAGCAAAAACATTTTGTTGGATTCCGAGTATCAAGCTCACATTTCTGATTTTGGCGCTGCTAGACTACTGAAGCCTGATTCATCTAATTGGACTTCATTTGCAGGAACTTATGGATACGCTGCTCCAG AACTTGCTTTTACCATGGAAGTGAACGAAAAGTGTGATGTTTATAGCTTTGGAGTCCTAGTTTTGGAAGTGATTATGGGGAAGCATCCTGGTGATCTCATAATGTCAGTGTTGTCAGCATCATCATCAACCCATGCTATTCTACTGAAAGAAATTTTGGATTCTCGACCCCAATCTTTGACTAAGCAAATGGCAGCAAATGTGGTGTCGTTGGCAAAACTAGCTTTGCTATGTGTGGATCCCAATCCTCAGTTGAGGCCTACCATGAAACAAGTTTCTGTCCATCTGCTGAAAGAAAAGCCATCTCTAGAAAGCTTGTTTCCTGTCATCACAATTGGAGAACTTATGGCACTTGATTCGTCTGATTTCTGA